The following proteins are co-located in the Vigna angularis cultivar LongXiaoDou No.4 chromosome 2, ASM1680809v1, whole genome shotgun sequence genome:
- the LOC108328446 gene encoding beta-glucosidase 11, with protein sequence MKLMLKVFALAQILLLVALFPAAHALHRDEFPPEFVFGASTSAYQVEGAANEDGRKPSIWDTFAHAAPGNEYLGNGDVACDHYHKYKGDVQLMADMGLEAYRFSISWSRLIPDGRGRVNPKGLQYYNNLINELISHGIQPHVTLFHFDLPQTLEDEYEGWLSRRVVEDFTAYADVCFREFGDRVKHWTTVNEANACAVFGYDLGISPPRRCSTSLSNCSKGNSSTEPYLAAHHILLAHASAARLYRKKYQAMQHGIIGLNLISFGYLPKTNSIDDVKAVQRARDFNIGWFMDPITFGDYPDTMRKNAGSRLPSFTKKESNMIRNSIDFLGVNFYFSFYVKNNPANLQNEDRDFIADIAMETERVTREDTAPDEVPITPDILLGVLDSIKTAYGNIPIYIHENGQSTPHYSSLKDWSRVKFLQEYIGSLVDALRSGLNVKGYFVWSFMDAFELVGGYETSYGLYYIDMNDSNLRRQPKLSAEWYSNFLKGKPMDSKITTEIENVLSHDTLLHNAA encoded by the exons ATGAAGTTGATGCTGAAGGTGTTTGCTCTTgcacaaatattattattggtaGCACTTTTCCCTGCTGCTCATGCCTTGCACAGGGATGAGTTCCCTCCAGAATTTGTCTTTGGAGCATCAACCTCAGCTTACCAG GTTGAAGGTGCAGCGAATGAGGATGGCAGGAAGCCAAGCATTTGGGATACTTTCGCTCATGCTGCACCTG GGAATGAGTATTTAGGTAATGGAGATGTTGCGTGTGATCATTATCACAAATACAAG GGAGATGTTCAGCTCATGGCAGACATGGGCTTAGAAGCCTACAGATTTTCCATATCATGGTCAAGGCTTATTCCAG ATGGAAGAGGACGAGTGAATCCCAAGGGTCTACAGTATTATAACAACCTCATCAATGAACTGATAAGCCATG GAATCCAGCCACATGTAACGCTGTTCCATTTTGACTTACCGCAAACATTGGAGGATGAATACGAAGGATGGCTTAGTCGAAGAGTTGT GGAAGACTTCACAGCATATGCAGATGTGTGCTTTAGAGAATTTGGTGACAGAGTTAAGCACTGGACTACAGTGAATGAGGCCAATGCATGTGCAGTTTTTGGCTATGATTTAGGAATCTCACCACCTCGGCGGTGTTCTACCTCTTTATCTAACTGCTCCAAAGGAAATTCCTCAACTGAGCCATATTTGGCAGCCCATCATATATTGTTAGCACATGCTTCAGCAGCTAGGCTGTATAGGAAAAAATACCAG GCAATGCAGCATGGCATTATTGGGTTAAATCTCATTTCTTTTGGTTATCTTCCAAAAACTAACTCTATTGATGATGTAAAGGCTGTTCAAAGGGCCCGAGACTTCAATATCGGGTG GTTTATGGATCCCATTACATTCGGAGACTACCCTGATACAATGAGAAAGAATGCTGGATCAAGGCTTCCTTCCTTCACCAAAAAGGAATCAAATATGATCAGGAACTCCATAGACTTCTTAGGAGTAAACTTTTACTTCTCATTTTATGTTAAGAACAATCCTGCCAACCTGCAAAATGAGGATAGAGATTTCATAGCAGATATAGCAATGGAAACTGAAA GAGTTACTCGAGAGGATACAGCTCCAGATGAG GTACCAATTACTCCGGATATTTTGCTAGGGGTGCTAGACTCAATAAAGACAGCCTATGGCAATATACCAATATACATACATGAAAATG GGCAAAGTACACCACATTATTCATCATTAAAGGACTGGTCGAGGGTGAAGTTCTTGCAAGAATATATTGGAAGTTTGGTAGATGCCCTAAG GAGTGGATTAAATGTAAAAGGTTACTTTGTATGGTCCTTCATGGATGCATTCGAGTTAGTGGGTGGATATGAGACAAGTTATGGTCTATACTACATAGATATGAATGATTCAAACTTAAGGAGGCAACCTAAGCTTTCTGCTGAATGGTACTCAAATTTTCTGAAAGGGAAACCAATGGACTCAAAGATCACCACTGAAATTGAGAATGTGCTGTCACACGATACCTTACTGCATAATGCCGCATAA